Below is a genomic region from Thunnus albacares chromosome 4, fThuAlb1.1, whole genome shotgun sequence.
tgtgtgtttttcttttcttcctcctgctgAGTGTGTGTCATCAGTGAGTAAGCAGACTTAAACAGATAGACACAgatagacacacagacaaaaagatagaaagagagaaacaaagagttAACTGGGAATGAAAATCGATGTTTCTACAGAAATCCTGCTTGGTCGTTAAGCAATCTGAACTCTCTTTCTTTAAATATCAAGAATTCAAGTTGTTATTGTTTCATTCAgtcattaattcatttcagtACTGTAGCATGGATTTTGCTGTATTTTCTGACACTAAGATCTTGATTTACATGTAAAGGATATTGAAATTCCAGGTATTTAAATTCCAATATCTCCAACTTTCCGTTGTTAGGAATTAGATTTGGTATCAGTGGGATTTGGTGTTCTTATTGGCAGAATAACACATACCATAGTTCTCTCTGGTGTGGGGAAAAAGTAATATACTTAATGTTTTATACTTAGCTTTCAGTCCAAGAGTCCCTTAAAAGGCCAAATGACGTATTTTAATTCACAGATTGATCACGGAAAGATACGTCTGCCCAAGCTATGTACAGACACATCCACCTGCATCCATGGCAACAGGTTTATTTCAGTCTACTCTCTTAAAAATCAATACGCTAAACAGTTGAGATAAGTGCATTTCCATCTGAATATTGATATGTTTTGATATGAGATGTCTTGCTGTGCTTTACAGATTCAAATATCTTAACAAACATGGTATACAGTAATGCAGGTTTTTATAAATCCAAAGAAATAGATTCAGTCATTCAACACTGACAGCATATTAGTGTCTCCTTTCCTCAAATCACACAGTTTGTCGGCTGCTGTGTCAATGATGGAATTTGCCACCCTCCCCTTGTGTGTTAAAGACAGCCAGCTGGACAGTGCAAGAGAAAGAGCAAGAGGAATTTTAATctattattactgtatatccAAACCAAAAAAGATTAAAGGAAGTGTCTAACTGTATGAAAGCTTCTGTACACAGGTATTTGAGTCTGATTTCATCTGCTcttgttagtttgtttatttctcatccatttgcttatttgctttttcaaagatcccctccagacatgttttaagacacattttatgtgtctaatatgttttttccatgaaaaaaagttcaatttcctaattaaaaatacatttatatctACTCTTCTACTCTGGGCTCACtcaatccagaatctatgaacatgcaaatatttttcatccattctgtatgtgcactggaggcttcaagttacCACATCACCACTCCCAAACTAGTTGTACATCATGCTCATACATACGttccttaaactcagatttaagttgagcacaaagaaactttccactctcagcagatgaatgtgaaaacgaCCTTCTGCtgtcaaattctgcacatacatcattctgcagagtGAAGGTCAAACAAGTAAAGTAACAATGAGAACAACACATTTTcgagtggaggaaaaaaaaaaatcttgaatgTGAATCCTGTGTGACAAATTGCTGTCTAACCTGTAATGTTCTTTATGTTTTCCAGATGTTTGGATTTATATAACAAATGGACTACAGATCAAGACAACATTGATTTACGTCTTTTCCAGTATACAAAGGATTACCTGTTTTAACTTAAATGTCCACTGGTCGTTGGACCCAAACTGAGTAAATTTTTCTTACCTTGGAAAATCTACTGGTGCATACATGTGTTGGCCCCCAGTTAAAGACACGCTGGCTTATAGTTTTCCACAATGTGACTGAATATAGAGGTGACCATCTCACCTACCATGATGAAATCTGGTCTGTCACCTTCCACAGACCCTCTACACCTCAACACCAACAGCTATGTCAATAACAGTAACACAAGCTGGAGTAGCCTCTTTGATGGTGACACGCTGAGGAGCAATCAAACTCTGTCCCTCCATGTCTGCTTCCACAACGTCCTGCTGGGAGTATTTCTGGGActcctttctctcctcaccATCATAATGAACCTGCTGGTCCTGTATGCtgtgaagagagaaaagagccTGCACACTGTTGGGAACCTCTACATCGTCAGCCTGTCTGTGGCGGATCTGATTGTAGGCACCACAGTTATGCCTCTAAACTTGGTGTATTTGTTGGAGGATGAATGGAAGTTGGGTCGGGCTGTCTGCCAATTTTGGCTTATTATGGACTATGTCGCGAGCACAGCCTCAATTTTCAGTCTGTTTATTCTGTGTTTGGATCGGTACCGCTCTGTCAGACAGCCGCTAAGGTACCTGAAATATCGAACGCGGGGAAAAGCAAGTGTTATGATTTCTGGAGCCTGGCTGCTGTCGTTGATGTGGATTATCCCTATTTTAGGATGGAGGTCTTTCACTCATGTAGACCTTAAACCCGAGGATGAGAACAAGTGTGACACAGATTTCCGCTTTGTCACATGGTTTAAGGTTATTACTGCGGTTTTCAATTTCTATGTACCCTCAATTTTGATGTTGGGGTTTTACATGCACATCTACTTGACAGTGAGGCAACATttgagggacagagagagaatcatTCATCCGACTGATTCTTTTTGGGAAAATGTGAATGGACAACATACTCAAACATCCGAGAAAAATGACTGCAAATCACCCAAGAAGGAGTGCGAGGGTCCAGTGAAACTCTCAAAAAGACTGCTGGACCAGAACACTTTGGAGCAGACATACTCCCTCGAGGATGCtgaaaaaaccaaaactacTCCTTCCGGATCTCACAGAAAAATTGGTGCAAAGTGCCAACAGACGTCATTGCTTGCCAAGACAACAAAAAGACTCAGAATGATACCGAAAGCCAAAAGGTGCTCCTTGTCTCCTGGGGAGAAGAAGCTGGACAGTGAGATTCCCCTGAGTCGACCACAGGATGTAATTTGCTCGAGCTTTTCCCCTTTGCTTGAGAAGAATAATGAGAACAAACTTCAAGCATCTTTAAATGAATGTCACGTCACGGTGCCAAACTCAGTAAGCGGCGTCTGTGACATAAATCAGGGATACACCTCTGTGCTCTATAACAACTATGACCCCAGACGCTCTCTACCCTGGACCGAGGAAGGGGTTGAAGATGCTCAATTTGACCCAGCTAATGCAGTGACTCTGAAACAGACATGGCAAAGGTTCATCGACCAATCACGCCAGCGTATACAAAGCCTGAGGATCCATAAAGAGCATAAGGCAGCCAAGCAGTTGGGCTTCATCATCGCTGCTTTCATGTTGTGTTGGATACCATATTTCATAGCCTTCATGGTCATGGCGTTCTGCAAAGACTGTGTGCACCATGACCTTCACATGTTCACGATATGGCTGGGGTACATCAACTCCACTCTCAACCCTTTTATATACCCACTCTGCAATGGGAATTTTAAACgaattttcaaaaatattctgCACATTCCTTTGTGACATGCAGAATAAAATATTTGGGGTCTAAATGCTGCTGATACTCACAGATGAGGAGGAGACACGTGTTGCATCACTTACACGTGAGCTTTCAAAGTGTAGATAAAcctgtaaatgtattttgagtgttaattatttctgtttgtttgagattattattttttatttaacttactGCACTATGAGTCAGAGTCATAGCAACAGTTGAACTGTCTGAATTCAGTGTCATTTATTTAGTCTGTGTTATGCTACCAGTAATAAGGTGAGTCTAGGAGACCTTTAAACTTAAAGGAATTTGATCTCTCACCCTCGGAAACAGGAGCATGAATTTAGTGTCTTGGCCATGGCTATGTTtcatacaggaaaaaaaaacaactttgttcaaaatatatttttatttatttattttttacacaacATACAGAGCCAGCGAtttaacatgacataacatgacagtAAATATTTCCAATTTTACAAGCTCTGCCTTGCCTTTGTGAGCAAATCAGTTTAGTGAAGCATTTATGTCATTTGTGACATTGTTTTCTCATCATTAAAACAGGATACAGAACATTAGTCGTCCTTTCCAATGTCAGTCCAGGAAAAACATAAATCTTGGCCATGTGTCCGGTGATCTGTTACAACAGGGAGGGGGAGGATTTGTTATCTGTTCAACCGTCCCTTCTTTTTAGggtttttaaaacatgtttgaaatgatttcattgtgtttttacacattaaaaccACCATCTTTGACAATAATTATCTCTAGAAATCTCCTGCTTGTGTTTTacctgtgtgtgctgtgtcatGTCTTTACTATGATAAAAGTAGAATAAGTGAGTGTATCAgcaaaaatacaatatgaagAACAAATAATACTAAAACAGAACATAAAACTCATTAATTCATATCTGCATATCACATATTTTCACACTgtcaacaaaaaaagttaagtGTCAGCATGGCAaccacttaaaaaaacaaaaggattttgtttttcttctaacATGATTGCTATGCTTTTTTACACTCATTCATTTTATGATGTGATGTAGTACCTCTTTTCATGTCATTAGCCAAAGAGCAGGatggaagagaggaggaatgcACACCAGTGTTGGAGAGATGCTGACCGCAATGAAAGTACAAGTATGAAGGAAGGTAGTCGCACACTCGTAGCCACAATGCAAGAATAGTtaataaagtaaattaattaactgttattattaatatttcattgGCATTGGCAATAAACTATTCTTGCATCATGCTTACGAGTGCGCGACTACCTTCCTTCACGACTAGCCAAAGAGCACCAAATATTATTCCACAATATAAAAGCAATCATAAATTTGAAATTCATATTACATTTGTGTTGATCAAATATTcagtgcatgcacacacacacacacacacacacacacacacacaaagtgcatcTTCAGGTTCCAGAGACAAAGCATCACAGCGCAATCATGGCTCCCATTAGAAAAGCCCACAACCTAAATGGTTTGATAATAAACATTTCCAACATTTCCAGCATACCATCAAAagatgttttcagatttttgtaTCTCTTTTACAATTTGTTTACCTATTACTAATTTGTGAATTATAACACTTGAAATATGATTGCAATACTTGATATAtttactgacatgtttaactCCATCAAAATCCAGAATGAGAAACACATAATGTTTCCTGTGTACAATGAACACAGATGGGTTGTGAGTCACTACTtatcaaaatcaaacaaatcagAGGGGGGTGGAACTGAGCTACAGGGAGTGATGATGTGAACAGAAGAAGCATGTCTGTGATTGCACAGTacaacaatgtcaacaaaacagagCCAGTGTGGGCTGGTATTGAGGAAAAACACACTGattcctctccttttttttaagataaatttTGTTATCAAAGCTATTAAGTTCTACAAGCTGTTGTCTGGTCTCCTTTCAGTCCCTTAAAGTTTCATTACATGCAACATCTGTTACTCAGAAGGTAAAGGTGTTTCTAAtactttaaattttaatttagttttatcATACTCCTTGTTATGACTACCACTACATATCATTTGAGGGATAGTAGTCACTACCCAACCATCCAAAATTAGGCAATGCTAAATACTGTGTTTGAAAATAGTTTATGATGAACACCAAGTGTATGCTACAAATATCTTTATATTAGTTAATCTACATTACTGAGCTGCATCAATATATTGCAGTtgagtcaagtcagttttatttatgtagcccaAAATCACTAATTTTACATCCAACATCCTCTATCCAGACTCTGTGTgccaataagaaaaaaaatctatccaCACAAACCATTGGATCAACATGGAAAAGTGGCATAATTCTGTGTTTTCATAGTGATCTAAGGAACACCAGCAACAGGAAATTTGATGTT
It encodes:
- the hrh1 gene encoding histamine H1 receptor — encoded protein: MMKSGLSPSTDPLHLNTNSYVNNSNTSWSSLFDGDTLRSNQTLSLHVCFHNVLLGVFLGLLSLLTIIMNLLVLYAVKREKSLHTVGNLYIVSLSVADLIVGTTVMPLNLVYLLEDEWKLGRAVCQFWLIMDYVASTASIFSLFILCLDRYRSVRQPLRYLKYRTRGKASVMISGAWLLSLMWIIPILGWRSFTHVDLKPEDENKCDTDFRFVTWFKVITAVFNFYVPSILMLGFYMHIYLTVRQHLRDRERIIHPTDSFWENVNGQHTQTSEKNDCKSPKKECEGPVKLSKRLLDQNTLEQTYSLEDAEKTKTTPSGSHRKIGAKCQQTSLLAKTTKRLRMIPKAKRCSLSPGEKKLDSEIPLSRPQDVICSSFSPLLEKNNENKLQASLNECHVTVPNSVSGVCDINQGYTSVLYNNYDPRRSLPWTEEGVEDAQFDPANAVTLKQTWQRFIDQSRQRIQSLRIHKEHKAAKQLGFIIAAFMLCWIPYFIAFMVMAFCKDCVHHDLHMFTIWLGYINSTLNPFIYPLCNGNFKRIFKNILHIPL